TCTGAATTTATCCGAGTACAACTCCCTCAAGAGTTCTGACTCAAACATACAGAAGTAAGGCAAGCACAAGCTTTCTAGAACTCGAAATAATAATACAGACCTTTCCTACTGGAAAATTTAATCTACAGATACAAGAAATTAGTTCATCAAATATTTCTAATTCTTTCTTAATTCCTAGAGAAAGATCTGCCTCTGTTAAAGGACCCCAGAACACCACAGGTGAGCAGGGGTTATTGTATCCATACCCAAGCAGAGTACCCTTGGGTGCAACATCTCTGCTAAATACTGATCTGCATGGAATACTCATTTATGTTTCACcattaatttcttaattaaaaagaatgtaTGGGAATTAtaatattttcttgaaattaaGAACAAATCAGAAAATTATACTGACAGGAATATCAGTAAGACCActatgaaattttatttcaggaatGACATTTTAATAGAGCAGTTATTTAAATACTTTCCCACTAAATATCTAGATACTTGTTCTTGTAAGGTCACCTTAGACTTGGAAGGCAAAAGTCAGAAACATTAAGAAGAACTTTGAAATGCCTGATATAAAAATGTCCCAATAAATAACTAAAGGTGGCCAAGTCCCTTTGTGATTTCCTCTTTGGTCTGGAAATATCTGTCAGGATACCGTAAGTCCACTCATAATTTTACTATTACTGGCATGTTGTAACCCCTGCTCTCATTATCTCAttccaaaataatttggaaatattGGGGGAATATTTCTAGGATAACTAGATCACAGTGATGAGCCACAAGTCCTTTCCTTGGCCACCAACCACATCTCTTTCTTCACACCACCTCAGAGATTCAGAGCTGTTCACAACAGGTCAAGTGAAGATTTAAGGCCAATTAAATTTCTAAGCCATGGGAGCCTGGAACTCTCTAAGGTTCACCATAAATGTTTGGTAGTTAATTCTGAGCCCGACACTTGtccccaggcaggcagtgctggcaaaGGGCACCTGTGCAACAACAGGGAGCAGATGGCAACATTACAGGAGTATTTATTATTTGACCATTTCAACTTTATTTTCTCAGCAAGGCCCTGGAGACATTATCTCACTCAGAGGAGGAAAAGTACTTGAAACAGCTGAAAGCCACTGCATTAATTTCCTCAGAAACTGTTTTGGCTCAGCTGCCCCTGTGAGCCCCcagagcaggctctgctctccccaccACACACACCCCTCAGTCAGCACAACAGGACTCATTAGCTGCTTTAATCAGTGACAACACACAAGTGGCCAGGAGTCAATCTGTTTAGTTAATGGGTCCTTTAATTTTTTGCTATGTTAATAAAAAAGTGATCCAATTTATCTGCTTCCTTATGGAGTAACTGTTCAGGAGATTCAAGAAGCAAATACACCATATCCACAAATTGTTTATCAACGCACCCATGATGATGGTTTTATTTGCACAATCTGAAAAATTAGTATCTTCATCCAAAATGCCGACACTGGAAGGATGGGAAGTGATTTAGGATAGGGGAAAAAAGTTCTCTGATATGAAAACATCAAGCTTACCCTCGTCTTCTCTGAGTGGGCTGAGCAGACAATCAATCAACAGTTCAAGTCATCGAGAGGAAAGACGTGgagtcttttcttcttccatgcTTTAGGCAGAACCTGCAGTCCATcctccacaggcagcaggaagggatgCACAGGAGAAACCCCACCAGCTGCTCCGAGGGATTTACAAACAAATCATTAATGGTCATCTCAGCTCTGAGTCCCCACTCAGCTTTCGGAGCAGACACTCCCCGGCCTCTTCAGGTTAAAACTCCAGTTCCAGAGAGGTTTAACATTAAGGCATCCATACAGCTCTGgtgtttgctttcatttaatAAAGATCAGTTTACTCAAATACATGGAATGTTGGCACAAAACTAAAGCTCTTGTGGAACAGCTACCGATCATACACAAATATTCTGTGAGGTCCTCTCGACTTGCATTTCTCCCATAGATACACCACAAAATGGCTTCAATAATACAAACTGAATGCTGGATCAAATCTCTAAATAATAAGTAGCAGTTAAAGTAAATGGTTTGCTTTATTTGTAAATTATGTacagaatacatttttttcttaattatgatggagcaggagaaagaaaacagccatTATTTCCAAACTGCTGCCTCCTTCACCTGCTGGAGATGACATTTCTCTCTGCACTGGATGTACAAAACCAGTTTGGATTTCCTCGGTTGCTGGCACATGGGCTGGAGAAACAGAGACACTGCAGCCAAATTCAGCACTACCAGCTCCTCTATTGTCAGCAAAATATCTCTGCTAAAACTAGTTTTCTTACGAAAGTTCTCACaatcttttgaaaacaaaatcaaggaAAGTATCAAGAAAGCTGTGGGCTAAGAAGGGCTTTACCTAACTATCAAATGAGTATAACTAGGAATAGTCTGAGATTTGGTCATTCAACTTTTACCTGGTTTACAAAAGCAAGTTTGAGAAGCTAAACTAATTGACCAGTTATGCAAGTACCAGAAAATGATGTTTTTCAGTAGGTTTGAGGACAATCTGGGCAATCTATCAATCAATAAAAAACTTGTCAGATTGATAAAACTTCTGTAAATGGTATTAATGATTAACAGAGTACCAAGTAATCAAGttaatggttaaaaaaaatgaaggaactAGATATAAAACTGTTTGGTAACACGTATATTTCAGCAAACGAAGATGCTACTGTATGGTCTATGTTTTGGTGATCAGCCAACAAAGAAAATCCAACCATTTGCACATACTTAGTCCCAAACCACAGTGAGTTATGATTTTCCATGTGAAGGCCTACTTTCAGTatcatcctcctcttcctcctcacaaTCCCCTTCATCTGTTTGCTGTTCCAGTTCCTCTTTTGTGATCATTTCAAAGTCGTTTCCATTGCCACTACTGTGCTGGGACCTGTCGTCTTCGCGCCGGTCACTGTCAGTGTCTGAGTGTCGCTCCCCTCCTGAGCCCTCTGTTCCCGAGTTCCTCGTGCCTTCTGTTTTcccatcctcctcttccttcttctcacTATCTGATTTCTCCTCGCTGTCgtatttttgctgctttttggattctgatttttcctctctctttgaGTCTGCTTTTGGTCCTTTGTATTCGTGCGTGTAGAGGGGCCTGAAGGAGTCGATGAATCCCACGTCTGCTGTAAGGTTTGGCAGGAACCAGAAGTGATGCCTCCCTCCGGTGATGAGCCAGATGATAAGGAATAGGATGCAGCGAGCTGTGTAAGAGCAAGGCAAACGCTGGGTTTGTTATAAACACACACAACATACAACCAATGGTGTAAGAGATGTCCACTACTAACATCCACCCCACGCCAGGGACTGGGGGAAGATCCCTCATTCCAAAATAACACTGGAATAGTTTGTTCTTAACACATGTCCCCCATCCAACTAAGTGTGGAGTTTATCTGTGACTTGGCTCTTAATCCCTCTGCTACAGAAGTACAACCAAAGAAACCTTTAAAATCCTGTGACACCATTCTCACCATGGAACCTGTTCTTACATGCAGTTCTGGGGTTGTTTGGCTCCTTTAAAAGAACCTGCATTTATACAGGAAACACTAAGAGGTGACAGGAACACGAGATCTTTCTTCCCGTGGCACAAGTGTGACCCCCGCTGGCCGGGATGGGAACACACACAGGATCCACTGTGGCAAACACCGTCCTGGCAGTGGGACCGGCCGGCTCATGCACGGGAAGCGCCGGGCTGTGCCTCTGCCCCGCGAGCCCCGCCTGACCCGCACTCACCGACGGCAAGGAGCAGAATGCTGGCGACAAAGCAGCCCGCGCCCACGCTGAGGTAATAAACACCGACGCGCATCTCGGCGGGCCAGAGCGGGAACAGGGTGGCGGCAATCACAGCAATCACTGCGCAGTGAGGGCAGAGAGAAGCAGGAGAAGCATCATTAGGATTTCCCGAAGGGGTACAGAGCTTACCCGGCTTACTGAGCATTCAAAGTATTGGCTTAGCCCAGTGTGAGCTACTGACAGTATTTCAGGCCTTGACTGAGACCCTGTCTGGAGTCACCTCTGCTGTTTTTGTTCAGCAGCTCCAAGTGGCCAAGGGAgcccagagagcagctctgggagagggCACAAGCCAAAGGGtgagcagggagctgctgtACCTGGTGCAGCAGGAACTGCCTGCTGGAATCATGGTGATCCCAAGGTCAAAGGCCTTAGTGTGTCCCCAGGGGATGACATGGATTCTCCCCAGGTGAGGAAGCTGGAAGGTGTTGGACCAGCAGTACTGTGGATGGTCTGTTAGCTCATGGGTTCAGTTCATATACACAgaaatttagattaaaaaacTGAAATTGGCTGATTTGTCCTATCCTATGCAAATACAGTTCTAGGGTCAGCAAAGTATTGttcatatttaatatttttatataaccCATATTTGCCCACTGGACACTTCACTGGTGAGCTTAAAGCAACTTGTGTCTACTCTGACTTACCAAGTACAAGTCCCATGGCAAAAGTTTTAAAGTGAACAGGGTCATAGATCCACACATACACCTACAACAGAAACAGTCTGGTTTACAGTCAGAAAACAATCTCTGGTAAACATCTCCTTTATCCCCTCACCCAAAACTCACTGCCAGACTGCAGTGcttggtgctggagcagggcaagggGTCAGGATTCCCAAGAAGGGTTTTGGGGAAAACCATCACAGTAGAACTGATGGGGAaatgaaatattcagaaaaatcaCTGCATCAAGTTTCGGTTTTATTCTTCTTTATTCATTAATGTTGTTCAGCATGAAGCCAAaaacacttttgaaaaaaaaataaagtttctcaGGTCCaccaagggaaaacaaaaaggcttcaagaataaaaaaacccaggcCAAGCACCTGGAACAAAGCACAGAGCCAAAACAGCAGGCCATGTGCTGGGCTCAGATCAGTGTCACTGTACCCTCTGTCTGTCCCACAGCCAGTGTTACCTCAGTGTCTGCAGTTGCCACACTCAGTGCCACTGTTTGTGTGAGAACTGTGGGTCATTTGAATCAGAGCTGCTCAGCCATATCAAACGAAAAACTTCTTGGAAAAGCGCAGGATTTCCTGAGCtactaaaatgttttttttcttagcagggTAAACAGTTTGAATCTAAGCTTGTAACTGAAAAGAAGCTGCTGATTGCTAGAAACCAGCAGCCCTCATTGCAGATGTGTCAATATGAACTCCCAGGAGGACACAGCAGTGGTTCAGTGTGAGGCAACAAGTGTTGGACATTCTGCCTCCCACAGGGTGCCAAAGCTGCCTGTACTCAGGTGTGGCTGCTGCCAGTCAGCTCTTCTGTGAGCCCAAACAAGCTGCAGATCAAGACTGGGCAGTAAGACAGTGTGTGATATCCTGTGTTTGTAAGTGCAAAataatgaagggaaaaaaaataccctcTAATGCAAATACACAAGAGTTGGCTCTAAATTagctaaaaaaaattacttaaaaaaccCTCTTGGGAGTTGCACTTCTTAAAATATCCCAGCTCATTAACAAACAAAATAGGAACTGATGTCAAGACAAGCAGTAAATACTGTGATGCTGCAAATCCTGTGGTGCAGCCCCCTCTGGAATGCCAAACTACTCCAGGCACTCCATGTAAAGACAACAGGGAGGATCTGAGCCAGGTGTGATTCCACAGGGGGCAGGATGGAACAAAGCAAGTCAGGTGTAAAAGAATTGACTGAGAAGGGTAAAATCAAGATACATAAAGGAAGTATATTTTTGCACACAAGTGATTTATTTATGGAATTTGCTGCTATGTATGTTTTATAATCAAAGGAATGTAACAATCCTAGGGCAGGTTCCAGTACAGCCACACACAGCACTGTAGAACTTACCACTTATCACAAAGTTTGGAAGCACAAATGTGACTCTGTACATTACAGAGCTGGTAAATAATTCTTTATCTTCCAGAAAAGCAAAGTGCAGAGAAGTATTTAAGGCCACAATTTCAGTGGTAAAGCCGGGATGAGAATTCAGGAATGCGAAAGTGTCACCTGCCTGCTCAGAGCACAAAGTCAGAcaggtatttttatttcccctcctACAAGTGAACATGATGTTCTGGAAGGCTCATGTTTGGGTTAGAACTATCTTGGCATGGCAGTGTCTGGGGATAacctgggctggaggggccTCAGGAGTCTCTGGCccctcctgctgtcccaggcaGGGTCAGCTCtaggcagaggctgcagcaccaCCTGGGCAGCCCCAACACCCCAAGAACAAACATTTCACCTCATGACCCCTGAATTACTGGTAAATTAAGttttcttttagattttttaaGTTGCTTTCTTACATTTACCTGTCTCTAACATCCTTGCAAACATCTAAAAATCTGATTTCAAGCTCAGCCATCAGGTTGccattactttttctttcaacaTAGCAAGAAAGGGTTTGCAGAAATACAGTATATGAAGCTGTTCTCTGGCAATAGCACAGTGACACTCAAAGCTGGAAAGTACCCATAAATCTTACCTCATTTCCATCCAAGAAAACTTGGTCTTCATGTGGTTCAAGTTTAAATTTCCTcttagtttcctttttcttgggCGTTCCTGGGGTTTCATCCTACAGAcaaacatgaatattttaattatatctaatatatgtataaatcattatatagatataaatatgtatatatgtttgtgtgtatatatatatatttacacatatatatgcatgtatatgtatgtgtatatatatatataaaatacacacaaaaatattatatataaacatTACAATAACATTAGGACATTTGAATTTCTAGTATGTTAATACATTTAGTCTGATAACTTTTCACAAACTTAAGATCATGTtcacactttttcttttaagtaaagATGCTCAATTTTCTCCTGCTCTTATTAATTACCAGCTGGGTACctcaaaaataaaggaaaattgtaaggaaagagaaattttatttttaattagtatCTAAAGAGCAGATTATGACTTCACAATTACATTGTCTCTTCAAATGCATAGCAAAGCTGGGATGGTATTAGCAAGAGGTCTGCACAGAGATCAAGAGCAGGGAAAGACACTTCCCCATCACCCACTTCCCTAGAATTATCTGGTACTTTGGTGCCATATTTACCACAAAGGCCTTCTGGCaaaatcagtttctgcccatttaTTCTCTGTCCTCCTCAGTCGCTTTCTGCATCCTGTGCTTCCTCTTCCCTGTCtcccatttccttctctttgcttaTTTCCTTGTGTGAAAATAACACTGAGATTTTGGTCCTGTGTTGTTGTTCACGTTCCTACCCACTGGCTCATATAATCCATTAAATATCTGTTCAATAAATAATgattagtttaaaaattaacattacATTTAATAATGTACCTCCCCTGATGAGGGCAGATTGGAGGAGCTCCTACTTCCACAATCAGCACCTCAGAGCTGGGTTATCCCACACTGCCTGCTGTGCTACTGGGATTGTTGTGACTAAAATTCCTCCAGTAGCCATGTGGGTTTCTCCTGAAATCCAAGCCTTTATAGACAGACAGTGCTCCCACTAAAGGTGAGAGGAGTGTCTGAATGGGAGTAACTTTGGAGCACTATCCTAATAACACTCACTGATTCAGATCCCTGTATATAAAAGATAAACCACCCCTGCTCATCcagtttctcctgcaggttcccAACATTTTAATTTAGGAATTCTGTTCtgtttataacaaaaaaagtaataaaataaaccaggaatgaaaacatgaaaaaaacccacgtGAAAATGTGTACAGCAACAATAGTTTGAACCTGAAAGATCAAGTGAAAGGAGGCAGGATTGGTTCAGCTGGGGagctgtcacacagcacagccagttACAGGCACCACATACCAAATGTTACATTCCAAACATTCTTGTTACCAAACACAGCAAAATTGTTTGTGTTTCACttgtgcagctgtgctggttttaaaTGTTTGGTCACATGCACATATGTCATTCTTTGCTGCTGTACAAGCCTTGCTTGCTCCCTGGAGGGAAGCAGGGTCTGATTAACTCAGCCCACACTGCAAAACAAGGTACACAAAGGCCAGCTGAGGCCTCTTTCTTGATCTAGATCAAAATAAGAACAACTCAAAAGGTAACAAAACAAGCAGCATATTTTAGAGATgaaaacaggggaaaaaggTACATCATAATACAGAATAACCAACTACACCTTTGAGCTGATGTAATCTTAACAATTGGTTAATGTATTTGTTACAGGTTTGTCTCTTCTCTTACAGAGAGTTCTTACCTTCTTACACTCCTCTTTTTCAccatcctttttcttctccttttctttctccttcttagttttttcatctttgccactttccttcttgctctttttctcctcttctttcccactctcagcctttcctttttccttttctttctttgtatccTTGTCAGGTTTCATTTTCATCACTTTCAGTGCTCGATGGAAGAACTGTTTTTTCAGGAGTCTTGAAAATAGTTAAATTATACATTTAAATGCAGCTGTGATAACAACATTTACACCCAATTATGTTAATTAGACACCATTCTGGATTATCTCTCTAACACAATCATGAACAGCATGACTGAAAGGCAGAGGTCACCACCATCTGCTTGATTTACTACACACACCAGGCCGAGTTATCCCATGTCTTAcctgttgctttgttttttttttggttcatcTGTTCAGAACTGGGTAAAAAATGGACTTCTCTTTGGCAGCATTTTGCAGATATAAATGAATACACAATATGTAGGAGACAGAAAGCTGCCAGGTCAATTTAATTATCTTTCAGGGCTTACTGAGTCCCTTGGTAAGTGATGTAGAATAGATAAAACCGATgtacaataaataaaacttaCATATGGAAGTATTCCATTAATGTCAGCTACAAACAAACCTTACAGCaagtacatatatatataaataaaaatatatatgtgtgtatatagagatatatatatgtgtgtgtgtatatatatatagtatatataaatatatatgtgtgtatatagagatatatatatgtatgtgtgtgtatatatgtatatataaaaatatatatgtgtgtgtgtgtgtgtctctagatataaataaatatagatatatctATATGGGCAGTGGGGCACCAGGATGTCTCAAGGCCATCACCAACCAGTAACTCATTGAAAGGATCACAGCCCAGTTCCaaaactgcagcacagactCCTGCTCATCAGACAGTGAGCACAGAGAGATCTGAGAGCTCTGACCACACTCACTGCAAATATTGACAATATTCAGGAAAACCATTTGACTCACCTTGCTGCCCCAAGCACTGCAATGAAAGCTTGACAGAGTTGTGAGAATGGAGATGATGAAACTACATCATTTCCACCCTCaaacacagcaataaaaatacaacCATTTGCATACAAAAGTTTTAGGATGCACGAAGCCCAACTTACACAGGCTCCCAAATAACTACCACATCTTCTCAGCTACAGCCATTAATGACACTGAGGAATTAGGCTGGGTCATACCTGTTGCAGTAATCAACCACAGACTCTCGGGTTGTAAACAGAgcctcttctcctttctttgccTTTGCCCACTTGGAGTCCAGGAGACAATCCACAGCTTTGGAGGctagaggaaaaaagggaattaaaaatgCACTGTCATGTACTTTAACATTTAGTCCGTGTTCCTTGAACCATCCTGACACCAGTCAGTTCTGGGTATTGTTCCACATCCTTTCAAACCTTTAAAGGAAGACTGGTCACTATTCTGAAACACTTTACTCTTGACAACCACACACCTTTAAATCACAGAGTGAAAAGGTTACTGTGTTTACTCCAGGCTAATGAGATTAATTTTATGGCTTCCTAATGCCTAGATCAGTTTTCAAACCCAAACTGTAAGATCAGAACTTAATAGATAAAGCACTAATAATAAAACCAAAGCAGCCTCTCCCACCTTCCAgttagaatattaaaaaaagatctTAATTATCTGGTTAAAAGTGACCCTACCAATAAAATAATCAACTCGGTGACCCATCATGTTGGTGGACTTTGTTGGACAGTTGAAGCGCAGGTATTTGGCAACAGCCTTCTCCTCCTTGAATGGCTCACCAACTTCCTACAGTGGGAAAGATCAGAAATTAATACCCTTTTAAACACACTGGAAAATCACTCATTTGGGCTCAAAAATCAGGTATTGCAAAGTCCTTGGTAGTTCACAgcaatatataaataataaatagaatATAAAGGATGTGAAAATAGGTCAAGGCATTTTTTCCAGAGAATTTTCTGTTTGTATGAAGCAAAAACACAGGAATTTTTAAGTTAGATGATCTGAAGGTACAACTAAGAACTCCTTTACCAGCTCTGCAAAAAGAGCAAACTAAAGGAGGACCTAAGAGGAGAGCAGTGGGCACATGGGAAGCTGCTTAAGGTACTGGGATGGAAACAGTTGTGAGGCTgggaacaaaggaaaacagtgaGGAATGAGCAGGTATGAAATGACAGCAATGACACTGACAGAACACAGGGCAGCCTGGATTGCAcgtgaaaaaggagaaaaccaagAATTTGAAAGATTTGACTAGAAAATTAATGTGTGACTGCACGACTACAAAATAACTTGAACTCTGGAGTACCCTTCAGAAGATTCTTCCAACCTACAGAGCaggaagcacagcaggaggaagcaCATGAACATCCAAACATGTCTGCAAACAGTCAGGAATTCTGTGCTTTTACCACcttgcagaggcagcacaacTCAGAAGGATGGAGATTGGCATTTTCAATTATGTAAAATTAAGATCTAACATTTGCaagcaggaaaggaagaacTTTCTAATGTTCCCACTTCACAAAAAAcgtgtctgaaaaaaaaattaggataTTAAACTGACTCATGCAAAGTTCCCTAAAATTCCTTTCTATGAGAGTTCTTTTAATCCGTAAGGTTTAATTCTccaaccc
This is a stretch of genomic DNA from Pithys albifrons albifrons isolate INPA30051 chromosome 11, PitAlb_v1, whole genome shotgun sequence. It encodes these proteins:
- the SEC62 gene encoding translocation protein SEC62 is translated as MAERRRHRKRVQEVGEPFKEEKAVAKYLRFNCPTKSTNMMGHRVDYFIASKAVDCLLDSKWAKAKKGEEALFTTRESVVDYCNRLLKKQFFHRALKVMKMKPDKDTKKEKEKGKAESGKEEEKKSKKESGKDEKTKKEKEKEKKKDGEKEECKKDETPGTPKKKETKRKFKLEPHEDQVFLDGNEVYVWIYDPVHFKTFAMGLVLVIAVIAATLFPLWPAEMRVGVYYLSVGAGCFVASILLLAVARCILFLIIWLITGGRHHFWFLPNLTADVGFIDSFRPLYTHEYKGPKADSKREEKSESKKQQKYDSEEKSDSEKKEEEDGKTEGTRNSGTEGSGGERHSDTDSDRREDDRSQHSSGNGNDFEMITKEELEQQTDEGDCEEEEEDDTESRPSHGKS